One Leptospira noumeaensis DNA window includes the following coding sequences:
- the ahcY gene encoding adenosylhomocysteinase, producing the protein MSTATETKSERLPFKVKDISLAEWGREEIILAEKEMPGLMALRKEFGTSKPLKGARICGSLHMTIQTAVLIETLAALGADIRWSSCNIFSTQDHAAAAIAKAGIPVFAWKGETEEEYWWCIEQTLFFDGGKGPNMILDDGHDLTHYIHEKYPQLLADIKGVSEETTTGVIALHKKLKAGTLKIPAINVNDSVTKSKFDNLYGCRESLADGIKRATDVMLAGKVALVCGYGDVGKGSAASLRNFGARVIVTEIDPICALQAVMEGYQVLRVEDVIENADIIVTATGNDDIISLEHMKAMKDGAILCNIGHFDTEIQMSRLNAEKDVIKKEIKPQVDKYTFPNGRSIIVLAEGRLVNLGCATGHPSFVMSSSFTNQVLAQIELYTTKYELGVYRLPKHLDEKVAALHLEQLGVRLTKLSQKQADYISVPLEGPYKPDHYRY; encoded by the coding sequence ATGTCCACAGCAACTGAAACAAAATCGGAAAGATTGCCATTTAAAGTGAAGGATATCTCTCTTGCAGAATGGGGAAGAGAAGAGATCATTTTGGCAGAAAAAGAAATGCCGGGCCTAATGGCTCTACGTAAAGAATTCGGAACTTCTAAACCACTGAAAGGTGCTAGAATTTGTGGATCTCTTCACATGACAATCCAAACAGCGGTTTTAATTGAAACCTTGGCTGCATTAGGTGCTGACATTCGTTGGTCCTCTTGTAACATTTTTTCAACACAAGACCATGCAGCAGCAGCCATTGCAAAAGCAGGAATTCCTGTATTTGCTTGGAAAGGTGAAACAGAAGAAGAATACTGGTGGTGTATTGAACAAACACTATTTTTTGACGGTGGAAAAGGACCAAACATGATCCTTGATGACGGTCATGATCTAACTCATTACATTCATGAAAAATACCCACAACTTCTAGCAGACATCAAAGGTGTTTCTGAAGAAACAACTACAGGTGTCATTGCACTTCATAAAAAATTGAAAGCGGGAACTTTGAAAATCCCTGCAATCAACGTAAATGACTCTGTAACAAAATCTAAGTTCGATAACCTTTACGGTTGCCGTGAGTCACTTGCTGACGGAATCAAACGTGCAACAGACGTGATGCTCGCTGGAAAAGTAGCACTTGTTTGTGGATACGGGGATGTAGGGAAAGGTTCTGCTGCTTCTCTTCGTAACTTTGGTGCACGAGTGATTGTGACTGAAATTGATCCAATTTGTGCTCTTCAAGCGGTTATGGAAGGATACCAAGTTCTTCGTGTAGAAGATGTGATTGAAAACGCAGACATCATTGTGACTGCAACTGGAAATGATGATATCATTTCACTCGAACACATGAAAGCGATGAAAGACGGTGCAATCCTTTGTAACATTGGTCACTTTGATACAGAAATTCAAATGTCTCGTTTGAATGCTGAAAAAGATGTGATCAAAAAAGAAATCAAACCACAGGTTGATAAATACACTTTCCCTAATGGAAGATCGATCATCGTTCTTGCAGAAGGTCGATTGGTAAACCTTGGATGCGCGACTGGTCACCCATCATTTGTAATGTCTAGTTCTTTCACAAACCAAGTATTGGCTCAAATCGAACTTTACACAACAAAATATGAGTTAGGTGTTTACCGCCTTCCAAAACATTTAGATGAAAAAGTAGCGGCACTTCATTTGGAGCAGTTGGGAGTTCGTTTGACAAAACTCTCTCAAAAACAAGCTGATTATATCAGTGTTCCACTCGAAGGTCCGTACAAACCAGACCACTACCGATACTAA
- a CDS encoding ArsR/SmtB family transcription factor, with product MATETLLQSRPSGHLLVASKAISDETRIRILHILSFGAFSVNEVVEILGMGQSRISRHLKILTEAGLISSRREGSLVYSFLPEEEESDLKFPLELTKLLLSYKEDLPSRERDQKMVHQILENRERKSKSFFDGVAESWEKLQEETLHPKLYRSWILQELPLCENILDLGCGPGGLIPFLLNKSKHVIGVDNSSKMIENASSHYGKNPSVSLIQTPMEHLPLTTNSCDAVVASMVMHHISHPPTVLEEVARVLKPGGVLCIVDLAKHNAEFMRDNFADLWLGFEPELFESWLSNAGFRVGSMNEIQTESSFKILTIKATKE from the coding sequence ATGGCAACAGAAACCCTTTTGCAGTCTAGGCCTTCCGGCCACTTGCTCGTTGCTTCCAAGGCCATTTCCGATGAAACTCGGATTCGGATCCTGCATATCCTCAGTTTTGGGGCATTTTCTGTGAATGAAGTGGTGGAAATTCTCGGGATGGGACAATCTCGGATCTCGCGCCATTTGAAAATTCTAACGGAAGCTGGGCTCATATCTTCTCGAAGGGAAGGAAGTTTGGTTTATAGTTTTCTTCCGGAAGAAGAAGAGTCCGATCTTAAATTTCCTCTAGAGCTCACCAAACTATTGTTATCATACAAAGAAGATCTGCCTTCTAGAGAAAGGGATCAAAAAATGGTACACCAAATTCTAGAAAATAGAGAAAGGAAATCCAAATCCTTCTTTGATGGTGTGGCCGAAAGTTGGGAAAAATTACAAGAAGAGACTCTCCATCCCAAACTGTATAGGTCTTGGATTTTACAAGAACTGCCCTTATGTGAAAATATTTTGGATTTGGGTTGTGGACCTGGTGGTCTTATCCCTTTTCTTCTCAATAAATCCAAACATGTGATTGGAGTGGATAATTCTTCAAAGATGATTGAAAATGCATCTTCCCATTACGGAAAAAATCCGAGTGTGAGTCTCATCCAAACTCCAATGGAACATTTGCCATTAACTACTAACTCTTGTGATGCGGTGGTCGCTTCAATGGTGATGCACCATATCTCTCATCCACCTACTGTACTCGAAGAAGTGGCAAGGGTATTAAAACCAGGTGGAGTTTTGTGTATTGTAGATTTAGCAAAACACAATGCAGAGTTTATGCGGGATAATTTTGCAGACCTCTGGCTCGGATTTGAACCAGAATTATTTGAGTCTTGGTTATCCAATGCAGGTTTTAGAGTCGGGTCAATGAATGAGATCCAAACAGAATCAAGTTTTAAAATTTTAACTATCAAAGCAACAAAGGAATAA
- a CDS encoding methyl-accepting chemotaxis protein → MNLYKRYSRAFTLASQVFSLGVVVPIGISLILFYVDLSPTQIKTFIGSAIAAGLISLILPAFIFPKKLNAIKHGLIELESQTEKKPETYVAVWDLIAKMPVVGAVTGSIQWLLAFPIVVGPMMYLPETSKSDSFYIICILILTALLNVIFSFVFLEKASHLVLEDEILQVDLKERITPYYRNLRNTVPIMFSIMVMILSIFLLIFAFNTNAKSLEKAFSNQLYNFNQSNEAGIHVYFESLENNLKALVELPVIKTALETKQYKLAEPTLSKVLEDSQLLLENAFIASFDEGIPIVASGLPGGASVGYSLGANQEVLENIQAAKEGKIHVGVAVKSPINGSIVIMVTSPVKNANGTVIGMAGMPFLVGKAMESFLKNVKIGTTGYSFLLDKQSNMVYHPNPKYLMHSFKNSEFEELAKNAGESDSFRNPWEGSTFLLRRKVSEKYGLQFFSTIDLKEIEVESISALRGLTIISLVGAIFIAISIYSLFTARFRPMKTIGKILQDIEIGDLRHNAKLESSDEFARLARGLNATLKQISEVVGSNQIFSEDLASSAEQMSASLNMLSSNAQTQAASAEEISASIEEISAAVQNVDAQAEDQFRKVDFLKLKMAELSSLIEATGKQVGKASQDVTLISEEARSGQTSLDSMRNSITKISNSSEEIGSVIEIINNISEQINLLALNAAIEAARAGVYGRGFAVVADEIGKLAEKTAMSIGDIGELIQANEKEIESGRENIETTISLIQRIIQGVSSFNEMTDSIETSTREQLIINQKVGEEVDKVNQISQAIRLSMEEQKNAIGEVAQAIFSINDLTQGTAAGLEEMTATSNGIANLAETLKRKINFFKIS, encoded by the coding sequence ATGAATTTATACAAAAGATACTCCCGCGCCTTCACTCTGGCTTCCCAAGTTTTCTCCTTGGGAGTCGTGGTTCCAATTGGAATTTCTCTCATTCTGTTTTATGTCGATTTAAGTCCGACTCAAATCAAAACCTTTATTGGTTCTGCTATCGCGGCAGGTCTGATCAGTCTCATTTTACCTGCGTTTATTTTTCCTAAAAAACTAAATGCCATTAAACACGGGTTAATTGAGTTAGAATCACAAACGGAAAAAAAACCAGAAACCTATGTAGCTGTTTGGGACTTAATTGCAAAAATGCCAGTGGTTGGTGCTGTCACGGGAAGTATCCAGTGGCTATTGGCTTTTCCGATTGTGGTTGGCCCCATGATGTATCTTCCGGAGACCAGTAAGTCGGATTCCTTTTATATAATTTGTATCTTAATTCTAACAGCCCTACTCAATGTAATCTTTTCGTTTGTTTTTTTGGAAAAGGCATCCCATTTGGTTTTGGAAGATGAAATCCTCCAAGTAGATTTAAAAGAACGAATCACACCTTACTATAGAAACTTAAGAAACACAGTTCCTATTATGTTTTCTATTATGGTGATGATACTTTCTATTTTCCTTTTGATTTTTGCCTTTAATACAAATGCAAAATCTCTAGAAAAAGCATTCTCAAACCAATTGTACAACTTTAACCAAAGTAATGAAGCAGGGATTCATGTTTATTTTGAATCTCTTGAAAACAATTTAAAAGCTTTGGTGGAATTACCCGTCATAAAAACAGCTCTCGAAACTAAACAATACAAACTGGCAGAACCTACTCTTTCCAAAGTTTTAGAAGATTCGCAATTGTTATTGGAAAATGCATTTATCGCATCCTTTGATGAAGGAATTCCCATTGTTGCCTCGGGCCTACCGGGTGGTGCAAGTGTGGGTTATTCTCTTGGTGCCAATCAGGAAGTTTTAGAAAATATTCAAGCAGCCAAAGAAGGAAAAATTCATGTGGGTGTGGCTGTGAAATCTCCGATTAACGGAAGTATTGTGATTATGGTCACAAGCCCTGTAAAAAATGCAAACGGGACTGTCATCGGGATGGCCGGGATGCCATTTTTAGTAGGGAAGGCAATGGAATCCTTCCTAAAAAATGTAAAAATTGGAACTACTGGTTATTCCTTTCTTTTGGATAAACAATCTAATATGGTTTATCATCCCAATCCAAAATATTTAATGCATAGTTTCAAAAATTCAGAATTTGAGGAACTTGCAAAAAATGCTGGGGAATCTGATTCTTTTCGCAATCCTTGGGAAGGATCTACTTTTTTACTCCGAAGAAAAGTAAGTGAAAAATATGGTCTCCAATTTTTTTCCACAATTGATTTAAAAGAAATAGAAGTGGAAAGTATATCCGCATTAAGAGGGCTAACAATCATTAGTTTGGTAGGGGCTATTTTTATAGCAATCTCCATATATTCACTTTTTACAGCAAGATTCAGGCCGATGAAAACCATTGGGAAAATTCTGCAAGATATCGAAATCGGTGACCTTCGTCACAATGCAAAATTGGAATCTTCCGATGAATTTGCAAGACTGGCTCGTGGTCTCAATGCCACTTTAAAACAAATTTCTGAAGTCGTGGGATCCAACCAAATTTTTTCAGAAGATTTGGCATCTTCCGCAGAACAAATGTCAGCTTCACTGAATATGTTATCTTCTAATGCACAAACACAAGCAGCCTCTGCCGAAGAAATCTCTGCTTCGATCGAAGAGATTTCCGCAGCCGTTCAAAACGTGGATGCACAGGCAGAAGACCAATTTCGCAAAGTTGATTTTTTGAAACTAAAAATGGCAGAACTTTCTAGTTTGATTGAAGCTACAGGTAAGCAAGTAGGAAAAGCTTCACAAGATGTGACTTTAATTTCCGAAGAAGCAAGATCTGGCCAAACTTCGTTAGATTCCATGAGAAATTCCATTACCAAAATCAGCAATAGTTCGGAAGAAATTGGAAGTGTGATTGAAATCATCAATAATATCTCGGAACAAATCAACTTACTTGCGTTAAATGCGGCAATCGAAGCCGCAAGAGCAGGGGTTTATGGAAGAGGGTTTGCAGTTGTTGCTGACGAAATTGGGAAGTTAGCGGAAAAAACTGCCATGTCTATTGGCGACATCGGAGAACTCATCCAGGCCAATGAAAAGGAAATTGAAAGCGGTAGGGAGAACATCGAAACCACCATCTCTCTCATCCAAAGGATCATCCAAGGGGTTAGTTCTTTCAATGAAATGACGGATTCCATTGAAACAAGCACACGTGAGCAGCTCATCATCAACCAAAAGGTCGGTGAAGAAGTGGATAAGGTGAACCAAATCAGTCAAGCCATCCGCCTTTCTATGGAAGAACAGAAAAATGCGATCGGGGAAGTGGCCCAGGCCATCTTTAGCATCAACGATCTTACTCAAGGCACAGCGGCGGGACTCGAAGAGATGACAGCCACTTCCAATGGGATTGCGAATTTGGCAGAAACTCTAAAAAGGAAGATCAACTTCTTTAAAATCTCGTAA
- a CDS encoding Lsa36 family surface (lipo)protein: MNLRNLLLLLVFVTSLSQSELYAQFTCEGSACSFLPAPLTEAGNGSLKKFETGYLNEVLKTNLEAGFLANVGASNIGTGTVRRIQFGVSASAAGYKKDDIQIQDNYIKYPKLPNVGGAVIPSFHLDINPGWLIGASDESFLRRFGIFLHGMNVAVSQDQIQAASNNKNYEGRIAVRSYGGMLRYQLVEKEGFLMNLITWNGINVGVGHHVMEQNMSLSYLEGKAAQIEFQGVKGKWGGDTNFVFNTKVQTTNVDLRTGIGVFWIANVIVGGGYSWNSGSNSASLSRRGPFLVTLNDTLPLELPREYQAALDKELLAQNPNATLGFRASGESHSKRGIGYGIVGLELDIFLVKVIAEGLYGGKDLYSANLGVKVSF, encoded by the coding sequence ATGAATTTGCGAAATCTGCTACTTCTACTCGTATTTGTCACAAGTCTGTCCCAATCGGAACTGTATGCACAATTTACATGTGAAGGATCGGCTTGTAGTTTTTTACCAGCTCCACTCACTGAAGCGGGGAATGGTTCCCTTAAAAAGTTTGAAACGGGCTACTTAAACGAAGTACTCAAAACCAATTTAGAAGCTGGTTTTCTTGCCAATGTGGGAGCAAGTAATATTGGAACAGGAACCGTACGTCGGATCCAATTTGGTGTCAGTGCCTCTGCTGCCGGATACAAAAAAGATGACATCCAAATCCAAGACAATTATATCAAATATCCAAAACTTCCTAACGTAGGTGGAGCTGTGATTCCTTCCTTCCACTTGGACATCAATCCTGGATGGTTGATTGGAGCCTCTGATGAAAGTTTTCTCCGTAGGTTTGGAATTTTCCTCCACGGTATGAATGTTGCGGTTTCCCAAGACCAAATCCAAGCTGCTTCCAATAATAAAAACTATGAAGGTCGTATCGCCGTACGCTCGTATGGTGGTATGTTGCGTTACCAATTGGTTGAAAAAGAAGGTTTTTTAATGAACCTCATCACTTGGAATGGAATCAATGTGGGAGTTGGACATCATGTAATGGAACAAAACATGAGTCTTAGTTACCTAGAAGGGAAAGCTGCTCAAATTGAATTCCAAGGTGTGAAAGGAAAGTGGGGTGGGGATACCAATTTTGTTTTTAATACCAAGGTTCAGACTACAAATGTAGACTTACGTACTGGAATCGGAGTATTCTGGATTGCGAATGTGATTGTGGGAGGGGGTTATAGCTGGAATTCAGGAAGTAATTCTGCTTCTCTATCAAGACGGGGACCATTCCTCGTCACATTGAATGACACACTTCCTTTGGAACTCCCCAGAGAATACCAAGCCGCTTTAGATAAAGAACTCCTGGCCCAAAATCCGAATGCCACTCTTGGGTTTCGTGCCTCTGGTGAGTCCCATTCCAAAAGAGGGATTGGATACGGGATTGTTGGTTTGGAACTGGATATCTTCTTAGTAAAGGTCATTGCCGAAGGTTTGTATGGAGGAAAGGATCTCTATTCTGCCAACTTGGGAGTCAAAGTCTCCTTTTAG
- a CDS encoding DMT family transporter: protein MKENTNTEWKGVVLVLIGALLFSAKAVIVKLTYRYEISAIGSLFFRMVFAFPFLVWMAWKAEKEEGKTSLTKKDIFNVIFMGVVGYYLASLFDFLGLKYISAGLERIILFIYPTIVVLLSFLFLKKKIHTREVFSLILTYTGVFLAYGQDVQLGSAKDVSLGAFFILLSALTYAIYLMGSGSIIPKLGARKFTAWALIISSFAVFIHFAIFGTSKELIQPLSFYVLAFVMGTVNTVVPAVFVSEGIKRVGSKTAAIVGSVGPMSTLFLAYLLLDEPITLLHSIGTLFVLTGVFWISTAKKAKEVSV, encoded by the coding sequence GTGAAAGAAAATACAAATACAGAATGGAAAGGTGTGGTTTTAGTTCTTATCGGAGCCCTTTTATTTAGCGCGAAAGCCGTAATTGTTAAGTTGACTTATCGGTATGAAATTTCTGCCATTGGGTCACTTTTTTTCCGAATGGTATTTGCATTTCCTTTTTTGGTTTGGATGGCTTGGAAAGCAGAAAAGGAAGAAGGTAAAACTTCTCTCACTAAAAAAGATATCTTTAATGTTATCTTTATGGGAGTGGTAGGTTATTACCTTGCCAGTTTATTTGACTTTTTAGGACTCAAATACATCAGCGCTGGTCTCGAACGAATCATTCTATTTATTTATCCCACGATTGTTGTTCTTCTTTCTTTTTTATTCTTAAAGAAAAAAATCCATACAAGAGAAGTATTTTCTCTTATCTTAACTTATACAGGTGTTTTTTTAGCCTATGGACAGGATGTCCAATTGGGATCTGCTAAGGATGTAAGTTTAGGTGCTTTTTTTATTTTATTATCGGCACTGACTTATGCTATTTATTTGATGGGAAGTGGTTCCATTATCCCAAAGTTAGGTGCAAGAAAATTTACAGCCTGGGCACTCATCATCTCATCCTTTGCAGTGTTCATTCATTTTGCGATTTTTGGAACTTCTAAGGAACTCATCCAACCATTGTCATTTTATGTTTTGGCATTTGTTATGGGGACAGTCAACACTGTGGTTCCTGCTGTTTTTGTTTCCGAGGGAATCAAACGAGTTGGCAGCAAAACAGCTGCTATAGTGGGTTCTGTCGGACCAATGTCGACTCTTTTCCTTGCTTACTTATTACTGGATGAACCCATTACTTTACTACATAGCATTGGTACTTTATTCGTACTCACGGGTGTTTTTTGGATTAGTACGGCAAAAAAAGCAAAAGAAGTGTCTGTTTGA
- a CDS encoding TIGR04454 family lipoprotein — MKKSLILALALGLFLANCKSKVYTQEECESALASTFTQIEEEAKKNPAAAPVLAGLQQGKQKMIDQCMEGKFDPNCLKNAPGFAGIMGCVKK; from the coding sequence ATGAAAAAATCCCTCATTCTGGCGCTCGCTCTCGGGCTTTTCTTGGCTAATTGTAAATCCAAAGTTTATACCCAAGAAGAGTGTGAGTCGGCTCTCGCTAGCACATTCACTCAAATTGAAGAAGAAGCTAAAAAGAATCCAGCAGCAGCACCAGTTCTCGCAGGATTGCAACAAGGTAAACAAAAAATGATCGATCAGTGTATGGAAGGAAAATTTGATCCAAACTGTTTGAAAAATGCTCCAGGTTTTGCTGGCATTATGGGTTGTGTAAAAAAATAA
- a CDS encoding VOC family protein — protein sequence MIHHIAIGTPNPSHLAAFYLKIPGAKQIREFHYPSGLLRSVWIEFGQVILMLEEGEKKSSRALVFALEKNNHSDWTQFLSQIEIQNQTEYTVYFLDTDGNLLGLSNYPEKLSLN from the coding sequence ATGATCCACCATATTGCCATCGGAACTCCGAATCCTTCCCATTTAGCCGCATTTTACCTGAAAATTCCCGGCGCAAAACAAATCCGAGAATTTCATTATCCTTCTGGGCTTTTGCGTTCCGTTTGGATCGAGTTTGGCCAGGTCATTCTTATGTTAGAAGAAGGTGAAAAAAAATCCTCTCGCGCCCTTGTTTTTGCCCTGGAAAAAAATAATCATTCAGATTGGACCCAGTTTCTATCTCAAATAGAAATCCAAAATCAAACAGAGTATACTGTTTACTTCTTAGATACGGATGGGAATTTACTCGGCCTAAGCAATTACCCGGAAAAACTCTCACTCAATTAA
- a CDS encoding methyl-accepting chemotaxis protein: MNIKQKLALGTSVITLFSLGIILTLISYVIYHNAKENALENISVLADKISLDVGDYLSAPLNEAYLLKQILQEPNLLDRDRIFKILNVMTASNESILGTYVVFEPNAFDGKDSNYRNANFHDNTGRLIPYSVKSNGKIIIEPVVGSDLPESDFYQLPKKNKKVELIPPFDYKVDGKEVTMISLVYPVLRNQSFVGIAGADLSLETIRTYLQNLKILEGAVKITLVASNGYVLFNGLTPETKDVHWQDKDDPYVNLAMTSRQRQNYSDSDYFHVSLPIHLVENTAPWTLRVSYPQEKITNEIQFIFWIALGLGVTGILFSTLANIIIFRKLVDSRLQTLIAFTKDAASGNLSKEINDNQKDEIGNLVEAVIAMIANIRHILSVAQTSGTELTETSKFMENTIIELSDLAQSQAASSEEASATVEELNASSETINSNVVQAVDNSKSIHNSLLSIQSLVQNITTEVESFGQIAVLANKKAEEGRNMAGLTSKAIEEIQEKSLAITEFSEVISNISEKTSLLALNAAIEAARAGESGRGFAVVAEEISKLAAQAAESVSQINTLSEEALDSIQNGGTQVTNLIDLLREIIKEVSVIFEKAKEIVPLIQDQKTKTDQIYEEIEEITSLVESIQQSTEEQKRATFELSNMTINISNGSQILSEQSETMSANSLRMTGISSKISDVLLKFNL, translated from the coding sequence ATGAACATCAAACAGAAGTTAGCTTTAGGCACATCAGTCATTACACTGTTTTCATTAGGAATCATCCTCACCCTCATCTCTTATGTCATATATCATAATGCCAAAGAAAATGCTCTGGAAAATATCTCTGTCCTTGCTGATAAAATCTCTCTTGATGTTGGTGATTATCTTTCTGCTCCCTTAAACGAAGCCTATCTTCTGAAACAAATTTTACAAGAGCCAAATCTATTAGATAGAGACAGAATTTTTAAGATTTTGAATGTAATGACTGCTTCCAACGAATCTATCTTAGGAACTTATGTTGTTTTTGAACCGAATGCTTTCGATGGGAAAGACTCTAACTATCGTAATGCGAATTTTCATGATAATACGGGAAGACTCATTCCCTATTCAGTAAAATCCAATGGAAAAATCATCATTGAACCAGTGGTAGGTTCAGATCTTCCTGAATCGGATTTTTACCAACTCCCCAAAAAAAACAAAAAGGTAGAACTCATTCCTCCTTTTGATTATAAAGTGGATGGTAAAGAAGTCACTATGATTTCTCTCGTTTATCCAGTACTTAGAAACCAAAGTTTTGTGGGCATTGCCGGCGCCGACCTTTCCTTAGAAACCATCCGAACCTACCTTCAAAATTTAAAAATCCTAGAGGGAGCAGTAAAAATTACCCTCGTAGCAAGTAATGGGTATGTACTTTTTAATGGCCTAACACCGGAAACCAAAGATGTACATTGGCAGGACAAAGATGATCCTTATGTGAATTTGGCGATGACTTCCCGCCAAAGGCAAAATTATTCCGACTCTGACTACTTTCATGTGAGTTTGCCCATTCATCTTGTGGAAAATACAGCTCCTTGGACACTCCGAGTTTCCTATCCACAAGAAAAGATCACAAACGAAATCCAATTTATCTTTTGGATTGCTTTAGGCCTTGGAGTCACAGGAATTCTTTTTTCTACTCTAGCCAATATCATTATCTTTCGGAAACTAGTGGATAGTAGACTTCAAACATTGATTGCATTTACGAAAGATGCAGCGAGTGGAAACCTCTCTAAAGAAATCAATGACAACCAGAAAGATGAAATTGGAAATTTAGTGGAAGCTGTAATCGCAATGATTGCAAACATTCGCCATATCTTAAGTGTTGCACAAACATCCGGGACAGAATTGACAGAAACTTCGAAATTTATGGAGAACACAATCATCGAACTTTCTGACTTAGCACAAAGCCAAGCTGCCTCTTCCGAAGAAGCCAGCGCCACTGTAGAAGAACTGAATGCTTCCTCCGAAACCATCAATTCCAATGTGGTACAAGCTGTAGACAATTCTAAATCCATTCACAATTCCTTATTATCCATCCAATCACTTGTACAAAACATAACAACAGAAGTGGAATCCTTTGGACAAATTGCTGTCCTTGCCAATAAAAAAGCAGAAGAAGGACGGAATATGGCAGGACTTACTTCGAAAGCCATTGAAGAAATCCAAGAAAAGTCACTGGCGATCACTGAATTTTCAGAGGTAATTTCGAATATATCCGAAAAAACCAGCTTACTTGCGTTAAATGCCGCGATTGAAGCCGCACGCGCTGGGGAATCAGGGCGTGGATTTGCTGTGGTGGCAGAAGAAATTTCTAAACTCGCCGCACAAGCAGCGGAGTCGGTTTCACAAATTAATACCCTATCAGAAGAGGCATTGGATTCCATTCAAAACGGAGGAACACAAGTCACAAATCTCATTGATCTTTTACGAGAAATCATCAAAGAAGTTTCTGTTATTTTTGAAAAAGCAAAAGAGATAGTCCCACTCATCCAAGATCAAAAAACAAAAACAGATCAAATTTACGAGGAAATTGAAGAAATTACAAGTCTTGTAGAATCCATCCAACAATCGACGGAAGAACAAAAAAGAGCCACATTTGAACTATCAAATATGACAATTAACATTTCCAACGGTTCACAAATCCTCTCGGAACAATCAGAAACCATGTCAGCCAACTCTCTTCGCATGACAGGAATTAGTTCCAAGATTTCTGATGTTCTGTTAAAATTCAACTTGTAG